A stretch of Acropora palmata chromosome 9, jaAcrPala1.3, whole genome shotgun sequence DNA encodes these proteins:
- the LOC141892417 gene encoding uncharacterized protein LOC141892417: MERWNCFYLISIRCVLCFLLLLAVRVAEADPCVSLVNSSFEICTNAGYDTTTPFPSYITAAIKSDIAAEVIHAINLTRNCAVKGLAEAIECSSVVPKCNSLGRPILPCREVCAEFLKQCEFHLDVFNLDYLISFCLVLPTNSSNCAPCMVPPNFTTNSSVPGPLDRGCQEVIIPVCKDLGFYDHTLSSIPAQKHYYAWMYDKNYTDNNPETEFPDFVQKLLDKYPKCQENIKKLFCGEHLPPCFPGESPRLYSLCQPLCDQIAFDCPEFFSDDLSAEEYCSTMAKGNSAHGFCQSNQWPASLSWFPYAESTRAPKTAKRLPQTTPKALDGSARGIKVWAIVVTVLLVVQVIAFLVLGVLYWRARLLSSPAYARADL, from the exons TGGAGCGCTGGAActgtttttatttgatttctaTTCGTTGtgtgctttgttttcttctccttctcgCCGTTCGTGTTGCAGAGGCCGATCCCTGCGTCAGCCTTGTAAACAGTTCATTTGAGATCTGCACGAACGCTGGCTACGATACCACCACGCCGTTTCCGTCGTACATTACAGCAGCGATAAAAAGTGACATAGCAGCAGAAGTGATACATGCTATCAACTTAACTCGAAATTGTGCCGTTAAAGGGCTAGCCGAAGCCATAGAGTGTTCATCTGTGGTTCCCAAATGCAATTCGCTTGGACGTCCAATACTACCTTGTAGAGAAGTGTGCGCGGAGTTTCTGAAGCAATGCGAATTTCACTTGGACGTTTTCAATTTGGATTACTTAATATCCTTCTGCCTGGTGCTTCCGACCAATTCTTCAAATTGTGCACCATGTATGGTGCCTCCGAACTTCACCACCAATAGTAGCGTACCGG GACCATTAGATCGGGGTTGCCAAGAGGTCATCATTCCAGTCTGTAAAGACCTTGGATTCTATGACCATACGCTCAGTTCAATTCCAGCACAGAAACACTACTATGCATGGATGTATGACAAAAATTACACAGACAATAACCCCGAAACAGAATTCCcggattttgtgcaaaagctGCTGGACAAGTATCCGAAATGCCAGGAAAACATAAAGAAGTTGTTCTGTGGTGAACACTTACCACCGTGTTTCCCTGGTGAAAGTCCTCGCTTGTACAGTTTATGTCAGCCTCTTTGCGACCAGATTGCCTTTGACTGCCCCGAATTTTTCAG CGATGACTTATCGGCTGAGGAATATTGCAGCACCATGGCGAAAGGAAATTCTGCACATGGCTTCTGTCAAAGCAATCAGTGGCCAGCATCCTTGAGCTGGTTTCCCTATGCAG AATCAACAAGAGCaccaaaaactgcaaaaaggCTGCCACAAACGACACCCAAGGCGTTGGATGGCTCTGCTAGAGGGATCAAAGTCTGGGCTATAGTTGTGACCGTTCTGCTTGTTGTCCAGGTTATTGCGTTCCTTGTGTTGGGCGTATTATATTGGAGAGCACGCCTCCTTTCTTCACCAGCTTATGCAAGGGCTGATTTATAA